CGCCCATCGCCTTCACGGCGGCCAGCAGCGCGGAGGTCTTCCAGTCGCCCTCGCCGCCGAAGCCGTACCCGTCGGCCATCAGCCGCTGCACGGCCAGGCCGGGCAGCTGGCGGAGCCCGCCGAGATCCTCGAAGTTGGTGGTGAAGGCGCCGAAGCCGCCCTCGGTCAGGAACTGCCGCAGGCCGGCCTCGATGCGGGCGCCGTAGCGCAGCGAGTCATGCCGCTCGCCACCCTCCGCCAGCTCGGGGGCCAGCTCGTACAGCTCGGCATATTCGGACACCAGATCGTCGATGGTCTTCTCGTCCACCGCGTCGACCACGGCCACCAGATCGTTCACGCCGTACGTGTTGACCGACACACCGAAGCGCAGCTCGGCCTCGACCTTGTCGCCCTCGGTGACCGCGACGTCGCGCATGTTGTCGCCGAAGCGGGCCAGCCGCAGGGTGCGCAGCCGCTGCAGGCCGGCCGCGGCCTTGGCCCAGCCGTCGATCCGCGCGACCACCACCGGGTCGGACACGTGCCCGGCCACCGTCTTGCGCGGGACGCCCAGCCGCGCCTGGATGAACCCGAACTCCCGGTCGCCGTGGGCGGCCTGGTTGAGGTTCATGAAGTCCATGTCGATGGACTCCCAGGGCAACGAGATGTTGTGCTGGGTGTGCAGGTGCAGCAGCGGCTTCCGGAGCGCGTCGAGGCCCGCGATCCACATCTTGGCCGGCGAGAACGTGTGCATCCAGGCGATCACGCCGATCACGTTGTGGTCGGCGTTCGCGTCCAGCATCACCTGCTTGATCGCACCGGAGTCGGTGAGCACCGGGCGGGTGACCAGCTCGGCACCCAGGCCCGCGGCGAGGGTGCGCTGGATCTCAGCGGACTGGTCGGCCACCTGCTGGAGCGTCTCCGGCCCGTACAGGTGCTGGCTGCCGGTGAGAAACCAGATCTGCGGTTTCATCTGTGTCCTTAGGTGTTGATGGTGGTGCTGTTACCAGGTGTCGGTCACGCCGGACGCCCGGGCGATCTCCCGCCCGAACCAATCTTGCGGCACCGGGCACCCGGTATAGAGCTCGTTGAGGATCTTGGCCGCTTCCGGGGCACCCCGATCGCTACCGAGCGACCGCTCAGGGCGGTCCGGCCGACGCCGATCACAGGCGTCGTGCTCGGCGGGAACGGCATGGGAGTACCTCCACGAGGGGAGCCGGTCGGTGGCAACGGCCACACCCCGGCGGGAGAATCCCAGTGTTATCGCTAACAAAAGGCGTGTCAACGGCTCTTGGCAACAAGGCGGTAACGGCCGCTTAACGGCGGCCGTGACCCCGCTCAGGCCGGCGGCGCAACGCTCTCACGCACCACCAATTGTGCCGGAACGATCACCGTTTCGGCGGTACCCGGCTCGTCTTTCATCTGGTCCAGCAGCAGGGTCAGGGCGGCCCGGGCCACGTCGCCGAAGGCCTGGCGGACCGTGGTCAGCGGCGGGATGAAGAACGCCGCCTCCGGCACGTCGTCGAAACCGATCACGCTGACGTCGTGCGGCACCCGCCGGCCGCGCTCGTGCAGCGCCCGCAGCACGCCCAGGGCCAGGTGGTCGTTGGCCGCGAAGACCGCCGTGACCTCGGGCATCCGGGCCAGCATCTGGCCGGCCCGGTAGCCCTCGGCGGCCGACCAGTCCGCGCTGAGCAGCGGGGGCACCTCCCGGCCGGCCTCGCGCAGGGCCTTGCGCCAGCCCTGGATGCGCCCGGCCGAGTCGAACCAGTCGGTCGGCCCGGAGACGTGCCAGACCGTCTCGTGCCCGGCCTCCAGCAGGTGCCGCACCGCGTCCCCGGCGCCGGCCACCTGGTCGACGGTGACCAGCGAGCGCCCGGCCGCCGGGTCGCCGTCGATGAACACCACCGGCACGTCGGCCGGGATCGCGGCGAGGGCCTCGGTGGCCGACGCCGTCTGGGCGATCACCACCAGGCCAGCCACCCGCTGGTCCAGGTGCCGTTCGACCACCGAGGAGATCGAGTCCCGGTCCAGCTCACGGACGCTGCCCACGCTGACCGCGAAGCCGGCGTCCGCGGCGGCCTGCTCGAACTCGGTGAGCATCGAAGCGGGCCCGTAGAGCATGCTGTTGCGGGCGACCACCCCGATCAGCTGGGACCGGCCGGTGACCAGGGCGCGCGCCGCCCGGTTCGGCCGGTAACCGAGCTCGGCGATGGCGGCCCGGACCCGGATCCGGGTCTGCTCCTTGACGTTGGGATGGTCGTTCAGAACGCGTGAGACGGTCTGGTGGGACACCCCGGCCAGTCGTGCCACGTCCGTCATCGCAGGGGTTCGGGATCCCTTGGTCTCCACTTGCGCACCTCGCCAGGTCCAGATCTGATGGAGCTTAGCGGCAGGCCGCGCGTCTCCCGTGTGGGAATGTTATCGATAACAATGCCTGCCTCGCGAGCCCCGCGCGGCCGGTACCGGCGGAGCCGTACTCTCAGCAGCGATGGACGCGACACCCACGATCAGCAGCCACGTCGTGCTCAGCTCAGCGGGCGACGAGGGATTCACCTCCCTGCGCCGGCCCGCGCGGCCGCGCGCCGAACGATACGAGATCGGCCGGTCCCTGCGCGAGCGGTCCCCCCGCTCGGACGTGGCGCACTGGCGACCGCCGGCCGATCGGCCCGACCCGGTGCGCCAGGTGGTGGCGTCCCACGAGGGCCGGCTGCCCTGGCTCGTCCCGGTCCGGATCGGCCGCATGATCGCCAATCCGTACGCGTTCCTGAGGGGAACCGCCGGACTGATGGCCGACGACTTCGCCGGCCTGCCGCACACCGGCATCACCCCGGTCATCTGCGGCGACGCCCACCTGGGCAACTTCGGCTTCTACGCCAGCCCGGAGCGCGAGCTGGTCTTCGACCTCAACGACTTCGACGAGGCGCACCCCGGCCCGTGGGAGTGGGACCTGCGCCGCCTGGTGGTCAGCGTGCACGTGGCCGGCCGGGTCAACGGCTTCCGGGAGAGCGCCTGCGCCGACGCGGTGCGGCACTGCGTCGAGGAGTACCGCGAGCAGATCGCCCAGCTGGCCGCCCGCCCGCTGCTGGCCCGCTCCTTCGACCAGCTCGGTGTCGACGCGATGCGCAACGCCGCGAGCCGGGCCAGCTTCCGCGACGAGATCGAGCGGGCGGCCCGCCGGGCACGCCGGCGCACCAGTGACCGGGCGCTGCCCCGGTTCACCGAGCGGCGCGACGGCACCCGCCGGCTCGTCGAGGAGCCGCCGGTGATCACCCGGCCCCCGGACGGCGACCGGGAACTGCTCGAGGAGGCCCTCGACGGATACCTGAACACGCTCAAGCCGCACTGGGCCCGGATCCTGGGCGGTTACCGGATCCTCGACGTGGCACACAAGGTGGTCGGCGTCGGCTCGGTCGGCCTGCGCGCCTACGTCGCGCTGTGCGAGGGCAGCGATCCGGAGGACGTGGTGTTCCTGCAGCTCAAGCAGGCCCGCCGCTCGGTGATCGCGAGACACCAGCACGGCGCCCTGGCCTGGCACCGGCACCAGGGGCAGCGAGTGGTGGAATATCAGCAGGCGCTGCAGACGGTCAGTGACCCGCTGCTGGGCTGGACCACCGTCGGCGAGCACCAGTACTACGTGCGGCAGTTCCGCGACATGAAGGGCGCGATAGTGGTCGAGGACATCAACGCGGGAGCGCTCGCCGACTACGCCGGCATCTGCGGCTACCTGCTCGCCAAGTCGCATGCCCGGACCAGCGGCGCCTCGATGATCGCCGGCTACGTGGGCAGCGGCGACAAGCTCGACGACTCGCTGTCCCGGTTCGCCCGGCTCTACGCCGACCAGGTGGAGAAGGACCACGCGGCCCTGGTCAGCGCGGTCCGCACCGGCGAGCTCGAGGCGGTGGCGGCGTGAGCGGCGTGATCTCGCTGGACTCGGCGCCGCTGCGCGAGTTCTGGACCGAGCGGCACCTGTGCACGCTGACCACGCTGCGGGCCGACGGGTCGCCGCACGTGGTCGCGGTCGGCGCCACCCTCGACCCGGTCACCGGCATCGCCCGGGTGATCTCGTCAGGCACCTCGGCCAAGGTCCGGCACGTGCTCCGCGGGCAGCAGCGGGTGGCGATCTGCCAGGTCGACGGCCCGCGCTGGAGCACCGTGGAGGGCTTCGCGGTGATCCGTGACGACCCGGAAGCCGTCGCCGACGCGGAGCGGCGGTACGCCACGCGTTACCGCACGCCCCGGCCCAACCCGGCCCGGGTGGTCATCGAGGTCAAGGTCACCCGCGTGCTCGGCTCGGCCTCGCTGGGTGGCTGACGGCGGCGGTCCCGGGCCGGCCGGCGCAGCCGCCGGACACCCAGGTAGACCAGGTAGCCGGTGACCAGCAGCGCCCCCGGGAACTTGAGGTGGCGGACCAGGCCGGAGCCGTCCGGCAGCACCGAGAACGCCGCCCCGATCGCGATCAGCAGCATCGCCCTGGTACCCGGCGCGGTCACCGCCAGCAGGGTCAGCGGCCACAACGTGTACCAGGGCAGGAATACCGGAGCCAGGGCCACCGTGGCGACCATCGCCGCGGCGGCCCCGGTCAGCGCCGCCCGGACCGGGTCGACGCGGTCCCGCGCCGAGCGCACCCAGATCACCACCAGCACCACGGCGAGCAGCACGAAGGCCACCGAACGGACCGCCGGGACCGCGTCGAACCCCCTGTCGAACAGCTGACCGGCATAGGTGACGGTCATCCCGACGGCCGTCGGCATCGAGGTGAACTGGACCAGCGCCTCGCTGTCCCGCAGCCCGGCGACCCAGCCGAAGTCGAGGCCGGCGAGCACGGTGATCCCGCCCAGCGTCGCCACCGCCGGCACGGCCACCCCGGCCGTGCCGGCCACCAGGTCACGCAGGCCGATCCGCCGGCCGGCGGCCCGGGCGCCGGCCACGATCAACACCGCGAACGGGACGGCGATCAGCGCGCTCGCCTTCACCGCCACCGCGCCGCCGAGCAGGACGCCGCCGGCCACCGTCGCCACCGCCCGCCGCGGGAACCGGACCGGCACGGCCAGGCCGCCGACCAGCAGGCCGAGCATCACCGCGTCGTTGTGCGGGCCGCCGAGCAGATGCGCCCCGACCAGCGGGCCGGCCAGCGCCAGCCACAGCGCCCGGGCCGGCGGCACCCCGCAGCGCCGGGCCAGCGCCGGCAGCCCGGCCGCCATCGCCAGCACCCCGGCCAGCGCGACCAGCCGGAACAGCACCAGCGGCAGGAGCAGCGAGCCCAGCCGCGGCGGCAGCGCGTCGGCGATCGCCGGGGCGACCGGCAGCGCCTTGCCGGCCGCCACGATCGCGCCGGCGAGCACCACGAACAGCGGACCGTACGGCGTCACGGTGTCCTGCCAGATCGGCGGGACCGCGTCCAGCCAGGTGCAGGGCAGCGTCTCGGCGGTCGCGGAGTAGGGGCTCAGCCCCTGCGCGTACAGCTCGCCCTGGCAGCTGTAGGAGTAGAAGTCGCGGCTGCCGACCGGCGGCAGGAACAGAAACGGCGCCGTCCACAGCGCGATGGTGCCGAGCACCCATCGGACGCTGTGCTCCCGCTCGCGGCCGGCCCACCACGCGTAGCCCATCAGGCCCGTGCCGGTCAGCCACAGGACGATCACCGGCAGGTGGTGGACACCCGTCGCCGGCAGCGCCCCGCCGAGCAGCCCGGCGGCGAACAGCAGGAGCGCACCGGCGAAACCGGCCCAGCGCAGGGTCCGCGAGGTCAGCACGGCCCGATGGTCCCGTCCCCGGATGAGCGCCGGACCAGGGCGAAGCGAACGGTGAACGGCCATCCGATGCGGTGAGAGTTCACCCGGCTCCGATCTGATCGACGAGGACAAATGTCCGGTCCCCCGTTCGGGGGACCGCTCGGCACCCTAGCCGGGGCGGGCAACCCCGGCCGTCGCACGCGGGGCGGGGGCCGGCTGCGGGCGTACCGTCAATCGGGTTCGATCCGGCCTCGCGGCGCGCCGATCCCCCGAGGCCGCAGCGGCCTCGCGCCAGGCGATTTCCGGTACGGCGGGAGCCGTCCCGCCGGCGACGTCCGCATAGTGGCCGAGGAGTTGATCGCCGGCCGCCGCCGCAGCTCCGGCCCCCGATCGCGAGGCGGCCGGCCGCGCCCATCCGGTGGCGCGGACCCGGATCGGCGGCCAGCCGGGCGACCGGCGCGGTGAAGCCGGCCGCCCCGTGCGGCGGCACCAGGAAACCGGTCCGGCCGTCGCGGACCAGGTCACACGGGCCGCCCCGGGCCGGCGCCGCCTGCACCGTCTGCCCGAACACCCCTGGTAGCTCGCCCTCCCGCAGAGAGCTCCGGCACTAGCGGCTCTGCGCCCAGTCGCGATCCACGGTCGGCACAGTCCGCTGTTCCCGCAGTGCCCGGCTCCGGGCAACCGCCCAGCCCATCAAGATCAGTCCCAGCTGGTCATGGCGGTGGTGTCCGACGCGGTGACACCACCATGACAACCAGCCCGAAGGCCGGCTGGCCGTGACAGTGGTATCCGCGACGGTGACACCACCACGACAACCAGCCGGACACAGCAGCTGGCCGTGACAGTGGTGTCCGGGACAGTGAGACCACCGGGACAACCAGCCAGAGACCCCGGCTGGCCGTGACGGTGGTATCCGCGGCGGTGAGACCACCGTGAGGACCAGCCCAAGACCCCGGCTGGACGTGACGGTGGTATCCGCGACAGTGACACCACCATGACGACCAGCCCAAGACCCCGGCTGGACGTGACAGTGGTATCCGCGACAGTGACACCACCATGACGACCAGCCCGACACCCCGGCTGGCCGTGACAGTGGTGTCCGGGACAGTGAGACCACCATGACAACCAGCCCGACACCCCGGCTGGCCGTGACAGTGGTGTCCGGGACAGTGAGACCACCATGACAACCAGCCCGACACCCCGGCTGGACGTGACAGTGGTGTCCGGGACAGTGAGACCACCATGACGACCAGCCCGACACCCCGGCTGGGCGGGACGGTGGTATCCGCGGCGGTGACACCACCGTGAGGACCAGCCCAAGACTGCGGCTGGGCGGGACGGTGGTGTCAAGGGTGGTGAGGCCACCGGGAGGGCCAGCTGTTAGGGACGGGTTCTCCGGGGTGCGTTGCTGAGGGGAACTCATTAGGAGATACGGGAACGCGTCTCGCCTGGCTGAGCTTGTGCAGGTGTCATGTTTTGTCCCGCTGGAAGGGACACCTCAGGCGGGGGCGCGCAGCGGTCTGGTGCTGGGAGTGCCTGGCGACGTACCGGAAAGGGGTCAGATGCGGCCGTCCGGGGTGAAGGGGCAGGTGCGGGCGGGGAGCACCAGGCCGGCCGCGGCGAGGTCGGTGAGCAGGGCCGACAGTTGGGTGCGGGTGAGCAGGCCGGACTCGTCGGGTGACGGATGCGGGACGCCGAGTGCGGTGGCCGCCTCGATCGCCCGGGCGCCGATCGCGGCTTCGACCGCCCAGACGCGGTGAGCGCTGAGCGCGGGGCGCGCCGAGACGGTCAGCGCGCCGTGCAGGTGCAGCAGGCGGCGCAGGTCGGCGGCGAGTTTTTCGATCGGCAGGCCGTAGGGCCGCGGCTCGGGCGGGCGGCGGTCCCACAGGCGTTCGGTGAGCGCGTGCCAGCACCGCGGCGCCTGCCGGACCGTGACGAAGATCAGCGGCGGCGTGGCGATCATGATGGCGATGCGGCTGGCGTCCAGCAGGTTCACGGCACCCTCCGGATGCCCGGTACGTAGTCCTCTCCTCGACCTTCCGCCCGGATTGGCACCCCGTCAACACCACTTTGTGCGACTAGCGCCTATCGACAACCGAGAATCCCTGACCAAGGACCGCCGGCCGTGTGACGTCGGCGGATAGTCGCTCCCGGCGGCCGTCCGCGGGAGCTGCTCAGCCCCGGCCACCGGCCAGCAGCTGGCCGACTGCACCGCCCCGGTCAGCCACCACGTCGCTCAGCCGGCCCGGGGTGACTGGGTGCGGGCGGGACGGGCTCCGGGCGTACCGAAAGCTGGTTGTGAATGTGGGGTGGGAAACAAGAACGGCGGCGGGAATGCTCCCGCCGCCGTCTCTCGTCCCGGCCTGGTGCGCCCTGATCCGCCATGCGCCCAAGAGCTCGGGGGGCGGTCTCCTGGGCGGGTCGTTCACGGGCGCGGTAAGCAGCCGCCAAAACTGGGGGGCGGCGGCCGCTCGGCCGGGGAGTGCGTGGCCCCGCGGCGGACGGATCTCCGCAGCAGGACGGCCGGTCCTCCGGTGAACCCGCCCCCGTCGGGGCGCGTCCTTCGTGGACCCGGCCGCACAACAACCGTGCCAGACCCACCCCCCTTGATCCGCAAATGGCAAGCGTGCCCTTCGCCACACTCCGTCACCTGTTCAGGGTCGCCCGCAAGTTCGTAGGTTTCCTGAGAGGGAGCTTAAGAACTGCTTAAATCGATCACTCCGGCGTTTCCGGCAACCAATGATCGTCGTTGATCCGGGCAGATCGGCCCGCCCGCCGCCGGGGACTCGGCATATTCACTGCTCACCACATTGAACCCGGAGCGCCCGGTGGACGTATTCAGTGGCGACCGAGTACATCCGGCGGGCTGCGGCGCCGGGTCGGTCACCGGCCGCGGTGCCCTCGCGAGTCCGGGCTGGGGGACCCGCAGAGCGGTGGCGCACCACGCAAATCCGTGATTAACCTTCCACATCCACCACGTGGCGGGCGGTTGATCCGGTACGCGAGGGGCGGGCACCGGGGGGCGCGGAGGTGGTCCAGGGTGAGGACGGTGGCACATATGCGGCGACGGGGCGGTGGGACATTCCCCAGCCGTAACGGAGCCGCGTCATGAGCTTCGAGGACGACGAGTATTGGGACGAGGAGTACAACGAATACTCCTTCATGCCGAAACACGCGGTGGTCCAGCAGCGCCATTACGAAAAGCGTACGGCGCCGGACCCGGTCATCCCCACTCGCCGTTCGGCTGCCGAGAGTGACGAACCGGCGGCACGCCGTGGCCGTCGCGGCCCGGACCGACCGGCTGCCCCGTTCGACGACAAACGCCCCAGCTGGCTGTCCGACCCGGACTTCGTGCCGATCGACACCTCGGTCGAGAACCTGTCCGGCAACTACTTCGACGACATCGACTTCAACCGCCCCGAGCTGGGTGTCGACTTCGACAAACCGGACTTTCCGATCGTGGACCCGGCGGCTCTGCAGAACCCCGAGCGCCGGCGGCGGCCGCAGGGTGAGGACTCCGGGCGGGCGGGCCGGCCGGCCGATCGGTACGGGGTCCGGCGGGACGGCCCTGACGAACGCGGTCGCGGACGGTCCCGGGACATCGGGGATCGCCGGGACGACGGACGGCGACGGCCCGCCGAGGAACGCTGGGACGAGCGGCGTCCGGCTGAACCCTCGGTGCGCTGGGACGACGAGCGGCGGGGCGGTCCGGCCGGCCGGTCCGAGGAGCGGGACGGGCGGCGTGGACGCGGCTCGGCGGCGCGGGACGGGTTCGCCGATGAGCGCGGGTTCGAAAACCAGCGCGGGCGAGGGATGGACCCGCAGCGCGGCATCGACCCGCAGCCCCGGGAGGATGACGGCTTTGGGCCGATCCGTCCGGTGGGTGGTCGGCGGCCGCGGCGGGACGACGAGGACGTGCGGCGCGGGCCGGCGCGAGGCGGCGAGCGGCCGGCGGTTGCCGGGCGGGCTCAGGTTCCGGGTGGCAACGGCGATGACCGGTACGACGGGCGGGTGCGCCCGCAGGACGCCGAGCCGGTCCGGGCCAACGGGCGGGTGCGCCCGCAGGACGCCGAGCCGGTCCGGGCCAACGGCCGGGTGCGCCCGCAGGACGTCCAGCCGGCTCGGCCGGGCGATCGGGTCCGGGACGAGGAGTCGGTCCGGAACAACGGCCGGGTCCGGGACGACGATCTGATCCGGGACGACGAGTTCGGCCGGGACGGCGAGCTCCGGCGGGTCGACGGCCGGGGCCGCGGCGACGCTCGCGATCGTGACGAAGCGGTCCACGACGGCGGACGGGTCCACGGCGACGACCGGCGGCCCTGGCACGACGAGCCGGTCGACCTGCGTGCCCGCGACTGGGATGACCTCCCGGCGGACGCCGATCTGGCCGATGACCCCGCCGCCGAGGACTGGACGGCGGACGAGCCGCGGGACGAGCGTCTCGCCGGGCTGGACAAGTGGGTGGAGCAGGACGAGGACGAGCAGCCCGGTATCGGCCGGGGCGAGCCGGTGGTGCTCGACGGCGAGTACTACGAGACGCCCCGGGACAGCGACGAGGGCAAGCCGCGGGTTCTGCGGCGGGCCGAGCCACCCGCTCCCCCGAAGGTCGTCAGCCGCGCCACCCCGCCGCCCGCGCCACGCGTCATCAAGAGTGAGCCGCCGATCGCGCCCCGCGTGGTCGGCTCGCCGCAGCCGGCCGCGCCCGCCCGGGTGATCGGTCCGGCCGGACCCCAGGTCCCGGCCGCGGCGTCCGCTTCCCCCGCGGCGGCTGCCCGCCCGCAGGGTCCGGCCGTTCCCGAGGTCACTGACATTTCCGGTACGCCGATCGCGTCCCGCAACGCACCCGCCCCGAACGACGTGCCGCCGAACGCCACCCGGCTGATCTCCGGCGCGGTACCCCCGAACCCGGCTCCGCCTGTCACCGATGCGGTCCCGCCGAGCCCGGCCCGTCCCGTCCCGCCGCACCCGGCCGGTCCCGTCCCGCCGAACACGGCCCGTCCCGTCCCGCCGAACGCGGCCGGTCCCGTCCCGCCGAACGCGGCCCGGCCGGCGCCGCCGCATCCGGCCCCTCCCGTCCCGCCGAACGCGGTTCGGCCGGTCCCGGCCAACGCGGCCGGGCCCATCCCGCCGGGCAGTGCTGTCCCGGCCGGCTCGGAGACCACCGTCCCGAACCGGCAACCGGAACCGCCCCGCACCGGAACCCCGCAGCAGCCCGGCGCTCCCGGTCTGGCCGGTCCCCCGCCGGGTGGCGTGCCCGGCGGCCCGGCCAGTCCGGCTCCGGGTGCTGGGGCGTACCCGGGATCGGGTGTGCCGCAGCAACGGACCGGGCGTAGCCCCCGCACGGCGCACGTCTTCCTCTCCGAGGGTGACGGGCCCTGGGCGATCGTGCCGGACGAAGCGCCGCCGATGCCGATGCCCACGCATCCGAGCGGACGGCCCGGCGCACCGACGCCGGCCAACCGGCCGACTGTGCCGATGCCCGGCCAGTCGCCGGCCGCCCCGGCCCAGCCGATCACACCGCCCGGCCTGGTCACACCGCAGCCGGTGCCGACCGCCGACCCGGTCGCGCCCCGGTCCGCCCCACCGGCCGGCCCGATCGCACCGCCGTCGGCCTACCCCGCCGGCCCGATCGCACCACGCTCCGCGCCACCGGCCGGCCCGGTCGAGCTGCGGCCTACTGCGCCCGCGGGGCCGGTCATGCCGCAGCCGGGCCGGCCGATGCCGGCACCCGGTGCGGCGGGCGCGCCGCAGCCGATGCAACCGCACCCGGCTCCGGGCGCGACCGGAATGCCGCACCCGGCCCAGCCCCACCCGGCACCCGGCGCGCCACTCCCCGCCGAGGCGAACCCGGCATTGGGGGCGCCCTGGTCCGGCCAGCCCCACCCGGCACCCGGCGTGGCGCACCCGATCCAGCGGGGCCCGGTCGCGGGCCCGAACCCGACGCCCACGGCACCGCCTCCGGTCCAGCCGATCCCGGGACCTGCCGCGGCGCAGCCGGGCACACCGACCTTCGGTGGCACGCCCGCGGGGACGAACCAGCCGTTCGGGCCGCGTCCTGTGCCCGCCGGCTTCCGCGCTCAGCCGGTCGTGCCGCCGACGGGTGCCAGCCCGCAGGCGGACACCACCGCACCCGGGTGGGCCGCGGACCAACCGATCGCGCAGGCTTCGGCGGCCGGCGCTGCTCCGGCAGCGCCGCCGGCCGCGCGACCCGTGTCGTCCGCGGGCCAGTGGGTACCGGCTGCCGAGGCTCGGCCGGTATCGCCGGCTGGGCAGCAGGGGCTGGACGGGGTCGGCGACGGCTGGGGTCCACGGGCCGGTCAGCATCTCGCGGCCACGAGCGGCGCACCGGGACACCCGATCTCACCGGCCGGTGGACCGGGACACCCGATCTCCCCGGCTACCGCACCGGGACACCCCATGCCGCCGGTTGGCGGACCGGGACATCCGCTGTCACCGGCCGCCGGGCCGGGACACCCGATCTCGCCGGCCGGCGGGGCGGGGCAACTGGCGAATGGCTGGAACCAAGGAACCGGAAGTGTGCCCGTCGCGCCGCATGGCGGCGTGGGCGGTGGCCTGTCGCCCGCCGGCAACCGAAGCCATGAGGTACCGACCGGGGAGCTGTCTCAGGTCGGGACCCGGGGCGGCGAGACGCCGACCGGCGAGCTCGCGCAGGTCGGGAACCCGGGCAGCGGGGCGCCGACCGGGGAACTGCCGCAGGTGGCGCCGACGGACGATGACGGGTGGGGTCCGCGGGCCGGGCACCGGTCCGGCGCGGGGAGCACCCCGCTGCCGGCCCCACTGCCGGCCCCGCTGCCGGGCAACGACTCGGGCCCGGAAGCACATGCTCCTGCGGCCGGTGGCGGCCGGCCGCAGGACGACATCTGGTCGTCGCCGCGGCAAGGGCCGACTGCCGGAACCGGTGCTGTGCCCGCACAGCGGACGCCGGCCGACGACGGTTCTCCGGCTGCGGGGGACGACGGGGAGCCGGCGCCCTACATGGACGCGGACGGGACCTGGCACAACCTGAAGCCGAT
This window of the Actinoplanes oblitus genome carries:
- a CDS encoding DUF2252 domain-containing protein, encoding MDATPTISSHVVLSSAGDEGFTSLRRPARPRAERYEIGRSLRERSPRSDVAHWRPPADRPDPVRQVVASHEGRLPWLVPVRIGRMIANPYAFLRGTAGLMADDFAGLPHTGITPVICGDAHLGNFGFYASPERELVFDLNDFDEAHPGPWEWDLRRLVVSVHVAGRVNGFRESACADAVRHCVEEYREQIAQLAARPLLARSFDQLGVDAMRNAASRASFRDEIERAARRARRRTSDRALPRFTERRDGTRRLVEEPPVITRPPDGDRELLEEALDGYLNTLKPHWARILGGYRILDVAHKVVGVGSVGLRAYVALCEGSDPEDVVFLQLKQARRSVIARHQHGALAWHRHQGQRVVEYQQALQTVSDPLLGWTTVGEHQYYVRQFRDMKGAIVVEDINAGALADYAGICGYLLAKSHARTSGASMIAGYVGSGDKLDDSLSRFARLYADQVEKDHAALVSAVRTGELEAVAA
- a CDS encoding LacI family DNA-binding transcriptional regulator; the encoded protein is MTDVARLAGVSHQTVSRVLNDHPNVKEQTRIRVRAAIAELGYRPNRAARALVTGRSQLIGVVARNSMLYGPASMLTEFEQAAADAGFAVSVGSVRELDRDSISSVVERHLDQRVAGLVVIAQTASATEALAAIPADVPVVFIDGDPAAGRSLVTVDQVAGAGDAVRHLLEAGHETVWHVSGPTDWFDSAGRIQGWRKALREAGREVPPLLSADWSAAEGYRAGQMLARMPEVTAVFAANDHLALGVLRALHERGRRVPHDVSVIGFDDVPEAAFFIPPLTTVRQAFGDVARAALTLLLDQMKDEPGTAETVIVPAQLVVRESVAPPA
- a CDS encoding TIGR03618 family F420-dependent PPOX class oxidoreductase, producing the protein MSGVISLDSAPLREFWTERHLCTLTTLRADGSPHVVAVGATLDPVTGIARVISSGTSAKVRHVLRGQQRVAICQVDGPRWSTVEGFAVIRDDPEAVADAERRYATRYRTPRPNPARVVIEVKVTRVLGSASLGG
- the araA gene encoding L-arabinose isomerase; this translates as MKPQIWFLTGSQHLYGPETLQQVADQSAEIQRTLAAGLGAELVTRPVLTDSGAIKQVMLDANADHNVIGVIAWMHTFSPAKMWIAGLDALRKPLLHLHTQHNISLPWESIDMDFMNLNQAAHGDREFGFIQARLGVPRKTVAGHVSDPVVVARIDGWAKAAAGLQRLRTLRLARFGDNMRDVAVTEGDKVEAELRFGVSVNTYGVNDLVAVVDAVDEKTIDDLVSEYAELYELAPELAEGGERHDSLRYGARIEAGLRQFLTEGGFGAFTTNFEDLGGLRQLPGLAVQRLMADGYGFGGEGDWKTSALLAAVKAMGAGSDRGTSFMEDYTYHFGPGEPKILGAHMLEVCPTIAAGRPRVEIHPLGIGGRQDPVRMVFDAAPGNGVVIGLADLGDRFRLVANAVEVVPPDEPLPNLPVARAVWKPAPSLSTSAECWLTAGGPHHTVLTQAVGAEVLRDFATMAQTELLLIDDRTTTDDFADRVRWNQAYHRLARPL
- the mptB gene encoding polyprenol phosphomannose-dependent alpha 1,6 mannosyltransferase MptB — its product is MLTSRTLRWAGFAGALLLFAAGLLGGALPATGVHHLPVIVLWLTGTGLMGYAWWAGREREHSVRWVLGTIALWTAPFLFLPPVGSRDFYSYSCQGELYAQGLSPYSATAETLPCTWLDAVPPIWQDTVTPYGPLFVVLAGAIVAAGKALPVAPAIADALPPRLGSLLLPLVLFRLVALAGVLAMAAGLPALARRCGVPPARALWLALAGPLVGAHLLGGPHNDAVMLGLLVGGLAVPVRFPRRAVATVAGGVLLGGAVAVKASALIAVPFAVLIVAGARAAGRRIGLRDLVAGTAGVAVPAVATLGGITVLAGLDFGWVAGLRDSEALVQFTSMPTAVGMTVTYAGQLFDRGFDAVPAVRSVAFVLLAVVLVVIWVRSARDRVDPVRAALTGAAAAMVATVALAPVFLPWYTLWPLTLLAVTAPGTRAMLLIAIGAAFSVLPDGSGLVRHLKFPGALLVTGYLVYLGVRRLRRPARDRRRQPPSEAEPSTRVTLTSMTTRAGLGRGVR